From Pseudoxanthomonas sp. YR558, the proteins below share one genomic window:
- a CDS encoding DUF6587 family protein, translated as MDVSLALQYAVIAILVVASVWVVLKKQFPGPLRKARIAVALPLLREGNANWQRMLGRWIAPAGSSASDAACGGCNSCGPDKKN; from the coding sequence ATGGATGTCTCGCTCGCACTGCAATACGCCGTCATCGCCATCCTGGTGGTGGCCAGCGTGTGGGTCGTGCTGAAGAAGCAATTCCCCGGTCCGCTGCGCAAGGCGCGGATCGCGGTGGCGCTGCCGTTGCTGCGCGAAGGGAATGCGAACTGGCAACGCATGCTGGGGCGCTGGATCGCGCCTGCGGGATCGTCTGCCAGCGATGCCGCGTGTGGCGGCTGCAACAGTTGCGGACCTGACAAGAAAAACTGA
- a CDS encoding SDR family oxidoreductase — MASQVILVTGGSRGIGAATALLAAERGYAVGVNYRRDADAAASIVQRITATGGRAVALQADVSDEAEVVAMLARLDETLGPVTALVNNAGILETQMRVDAMDAARIGRILATNVTGTLLCCREAVRRMSARHGGAGGAIVNVSSVAAKTGSPGEYVDYAASKGAMDSLTVGLAQEVAQEGIRVNAVRPGFIYTDMHADGGEPGRVERVKAFVPMRRGGQPEEVAEAILWLLSAQAAYSTGTFIDVAGGR; from the coding sequence ATGGCATCGCAGGTGATTCTCGTCACCGGAGGGAGTCGCGGCATCGGTGCGGCGACGGCCTTGCTGGCGGCCGAACGCGGTTACGCGGTTGGCGTGAACTACCGTCGCGATGCGGATGCGGCGGCTTCCATCGTGCAGCGGATCACCGCGACCGGCGGCCGTGCGGTCGCCTTGCAAGCCGACGTGTCGGACGAAGCAGAGGTGGTCGCCATGCTCGCTCGGCTGGACGAGACACTGGGGCCGGTGACCGCACTGGTCAACAACGCCGGCATCCTGGAAACGCAGATGCGCGTGGACGCGATGGACGCTGCCCGCATCGGCCGCATCCTCGCCACCAACGTCACCGGCACCCTGCTCTGCTGCCGCGAAGCGGTGCGACGGATGTCCGCCCGTCACGGCGGCGCCGGCGGTGCGATCGTCAATGTATCGTCTGTCGCGGCGAAGACCGGCTCGCCGGGCGAGTACGTCGACTACGCCGCATCCAAGGGCGCAATGGATTCATTGACTGTGGGCCTGGCACAGGAAGTCGCGCAGGAAGGGATACGCGTCAACGCGGTCCGACCGGGCTTCATCTACACCGACATGCACGCCGACGGTGGCGAGCCCGGACGGGTCGAGCGGGTCAAGGCCTTCGTGCCGATGCGGCGCGGCGGCCAGCCCGAGGAAGTGGCGGAAGCCATCCTGTGGCTGCTGTCCGCGCAAGCGGCCTATTCGACGGGCACCTTCATCGATGTCGCCGGCGGGCGCTGA
- a CDS encoding polymer-forming cytoskeletal protein translates to MSIWKDQGPAKKEATPPVPEPTPAAVREAPAVADFSPTVTAPPGTRAPERAPQEALKESLIASDLTIEGKIEGTGHIRIAGKFKGDVNVQGDLTIETGAKLNGGVRAKKVTIAGELEGNIESAARVELLASGVLIGDVKAGSLTVAAGSRMRGQADFGWDEVASKGGKSGGTESGAAA, encoded by the coding sequence ATGTCCATCTGGAAAGACCAAGGCCCCGCGAAAAAAGAGGCCACGCCGCCCGTCCCCGAGCCCACGCCCGCCGCTGTGCGTGAGGCGCCGGCCGTCGCCGACTTCTCGCCCACCGTGACCGCTCCCCCCGGCACGCGCGCGCCCGAGCGGGCACCGCAGGAGGCGTTGAAGGAATCGCTGATCGCTTCCGACCTGACCATCGAAGGCAAGATCGAGGGTACGGGCCACATCCGCATCGCCGGCAAGTTCAAGGGCGACGTCAACGTGCAGGGCGACCTGACCATCGAGACCGGCGCGAAGCTCAATGGCGGCGTGCGGGCGAAGAAGGTCACCATCGCCGGCGAACTCGAGGGCAACATCGAATCGGCTGCGCGCGTCGAACTGCTCGCCTCCGGCGTGCTGATCGGCGACGTCAAGGCCGGTTCGCTCACCGTCGCCGCGGGTTCGCGGATGCGCGGTCAGGCCGATTTCGGCTGGGACGAAGTCGCCAGCAAGGGCGGCAAGTCAGGCGGTACGGAGTCCGGCGCCGCCGCATGA